AAGTGATTACGACAGTAAAATGGACTCTCTACTTAGTGATCGTAACACCTATGAACTAGTCCTCAAATCCCCCTTCAAGAGGATTGAACGTGAACTCAACAAAAGGCTTCTCGTCCTGAAGAATCATTATAAGATCAGTGATTCCACTTACCGCAAACTCCACTCCACTGATGCCATACCACCAGCCATTCGTGGATCAATCAAACACCACAAACAAGGAAACCCTGTTAGACCCATTGTTTCATCCATTGGCTCAGCTCTCTACAATACTTCCAAGTTTCTTACCGACATCTTGTCACCTTTACAAAACAGTAATGGTTTCTCTGTTCCTAACTCTGCCAAGTTTGCTGAAGCAATCTCTAACGTTGACATCCAAGATGACGAAGTTATGCTATCCTTCGACGTGGTATCACTATTTACAGCTATTCCTGTAGACAAAGCCTGTGATTACATAAGCAACAAACTACTTAAGGACAACTCACTTCCCTCACGCACGAGCTTAGACAGTGATGAAATCATTTCTCTGTTGAAATTTATCTTATCTAACAATTACTTTATTTATGATGATAAGATATACAAACAGATCCATGGTTGCGCGATGGGTAGCCCCGTCAGCCCTGTGGTGGCGAACTTGTGCATGGAAGCGATCGAAGAAATGGCCATTAACACGTCTGAAGTACAACCTAAAGTATGGAAACGCTACGTGGATGATAGCTTCTGCATCATCAAAAGAGATGCTGTCAACTCTTTTCACACTACACTTAATTCCATCGATCCACACATCTCATTCACTATTGAAGAGGAATCTGACCAACAGATCGCCTTCTTGGATACTTTGGTTTCTCGCAAGGATAACATGATCACTATTGATGTTTACCGCAAAGCAACTCACACGGA
The sequence above is a segment of the Montipora foliosa isolate CH-2021 chromosome 2, ASM3666993v2, whole genome shotgun sequence genome. Coding sequences within it:
- the LOC137991167 gene encoding uncharacterized protein, which produces MDSLLSDRNTYELVLKSPFKRIERELNKRLLVLKNHYKISDSTYRKLHSTDAIPPAIRGSIKHHKQGNPVRPIVSSIGSALYNTSKFLTDILSPLQNSNGFSVPNSAKFAEAISNVDIQDDEVMLSFDVVSLFTAIPVDKACDYISNKLLKDNSLPSRTSLDSDEIISLLKFILSNNYFIYDDKIYKQIHGCAMGSPVSPVVANLCMEAIEEMAINTSEVQPKVWKRYVDDSFCIIKRDAVNSFHTTLNSIDPHISFTIEEESDQQIAFLDTLVSRKDNMITIDVYRKATHTDRYLDFSSHHDKRHKISTAETLLHRAIKLPSTPQGKNTEINHVFDALRANNYPSFVISNILKQKFSKPPTHAIPSPEELMTPPFATLINGDLQGLSFLCHFQQKKHI